The proteins below are encoded in one region of Ursus arctos isolate Adak ecotype North America unplaced genomic scaffold, UrsArc2.0 scaffold_24, whole genome shotgun sequence:
- the CDK5R1 gene encoding cyclin-dependent kinase 5 activator 1 encodes MGTVLSLSPSYRKATLFEDGAATVGHYTAVQNSKNAKDKNLKRHSIISVLPWKRIVAVSAKKKNSKKVQPNSSYQNNITHLNNENLKKSLSCANLSTFAQPPPAQPPAPPASQLSGSQTGVSSSVKKAPHPALTSAGTPKRVIVQASTSELLRCLGEFLCRRCYRLKHLSPTDPVLWLRSVDRSLLLQGWQDQGFITPANVVFLYMLCRDVISSEVGSDHELQAVLLTCLYLSYSYMGNEISYPLKPFLVESCKEAFWDRCLSVINLMSSKMLQINADPHYFTQVFSDLKNESGQEDKKRLLLGLDR; translated from the coding sequence ATGGGCACGGTGCTGTCCCTGTCCCCCAGCTACCGGAAGGCCACGCTGTTTGAGGATGGCGCGGCCACGGTGGGCCACTACACGGCAGTGCAGAACAGCAAGAACGCCAAGGACAAGAACCTGAAGCGGCACTCCATCATCTCCGTGCTGCCGTGGAAAAGGATCGTGGCCGTGTCGGCCAAGAAGAAGAACTCCAAGAAGGTGCAGCCAAACAGCAGCTACCAGAACAACATCACGCACCTCAACAATGAGAACCTGAAGAAGTCGCTGTCGTGCGCCAACCTGTCCACGTTCGCCCAGCCCCCACCGGCCCAGCCGCCCGCACCCCCTGCCAGCCAGCTGTCGGGCTCCCAGACCGGGGTCTCCTCCTCCGTCAAGAAGGCCCCGCACCCTGCCCTCACCTCCGCAGGGACGCCCAAACGTGTCATCGTCCAGGCGTCCACCAGCGAGCTGCTGCGCTGCCTGGGCGAGTTTCTGTGCCGCCGGTGCTACCGCCTGAAGCACCTGTCCCCCACGGACCCTGTGCTCTGGCTGCGCAGCGTGGACCGCTCGCTGCTTCTGCAGGGCTGGCAGGACCAGGGCTTCATCACGCCGGCCAACGTGGTCTTCCTGTACATGCTCTGCAGGGATGTCATCTCCTCCGAGGTGGGCTCGGACCACGAGCTCCAGGCCGTCCTGCTGACCTGCCTGTACCTCTCCTACTCCTACATGGGCAACGAGATCTCCTACCCGCTCAAGCCCTTCCTGGTGGAGAGCTGCAAGGAGGCCTTTTGGGACCGCTGCCTCTCCGTCATCAACCTCATGAGCTCCAAGATGCTGCAGATCAACGCCGACCCGCATTACTTCACGCAGGTGTTCTCTGACCTGAAGAACGAGAGCGGCCAGGAGGACAAGAAACGGCTCCTCCTCGGCCTGGACCGGTGA